Proteins encoded together in one Kitasatospora albolonga window:
- a CDS encoding luciferase: MEFGLFVQGYVPAARAKVDPEAEHKALIEETEYVIQADKSGFKYAWASEHHFLEEYSHLSANDVYLGYLAHATERIHLGSGIFNPLAPVNHPVKVAEKVAMLDHLSEGRFEFGTGRGAGSHEILGFMPGITDMNHTKELWEETIAEFPKMWLQDEYVGFQGKHWSLPPRKILPKPYGTSHPAMWYAAGSPASYAMAGKKGLGVLGFSVQKVSDMEWVVESYKNAVKDAEPVGAFVNDNVMVTSTAICAETHAKAVEIAVGGGLNYLQSLLFRYHDTFPRPEGIPEWPQLLPEYTEEIVELLIAEELMICGDPGEVLEQCRRWDRAGADQLSFGLPIGISPEDTMTTIRLIGEHVIPEIDTDPVHRTSRMRNSSPSGD; the protein is encoded by the coding sequence GTGGAATTCGGGCTCTTTGTTCAGGGGTACGTGCCCGCCGCGCGCGCGAAGGTGGACCCCGAGGCAGAGCACAAGGCGCTGATCGAGGAGACCGAGTACGTCATCCAGGCGGACAAGTCCGGCTTCAAGTACGCCTGGGCCTCCGAGCACCACTTCCTGGAGGAGTACTCGCACCTCTCCGCCAACGACGTGTACCTCGGCTATCTCGCCCACGCCACCGAACGCATCCACCTCGGCTCGGGCATCTTCAACCCGCTCGCGCCCGTCAACCACCCGGTGAAGGTCGCGGAGAAGGTCGCCATGCTCGACCATCTCTCCGAAGGACGCTTCGAGTTCGGCACCGGGCGCGGAGCGGGCAGCCACGAGATCCTCGGGTTCATGCCGGGCATCACCGACATGAACCACACGAAGGAGCTGTGGGAGGAGACGATCGCCGAGTTCCCCAAGATGTGGCTCCAGGACGAGTACGTCGGCTTCCAGGGCAAGCACTGGTCGCTGCCGCCGCGCAAGATCCTGCCGAAGCCGTACGGGACGTCCCACCCGGCCATGTGGTACGCGGCCGGGTCCCCGGCCTCGTACGCCATGGCGGGGAAGAAGGGGCTCGGGGTGCTGGGCTTCAGCGTGCAGAAGGTCTCCGACATGGAGTGGGTCGTGGAGTCCTACAAGAACGCGGTCAAGGACGCGGAGCCGGTGGGGGCGTTCGTCAACGACAACGTGATGGTGACGTCCACGGCCATCTGCGCCGAGACGCACGCCAAGGCGGTGGAGATCGCGGTGGGCGGCGGGCTGAACTACCTCCAGTCGCTGCTGTTCCGCTACCACGACACGTTTCCGCGGCCGGAAGGCATTCCGGAGTGGCCGCAGCTGCTGCCGGAGTACACCGAGGAGATCGTCGAACTCCTCATCGCGGAGGAGCTGATGATCTGCGGGGACCCGGGCGAGGTGCTGGAGCAGTGCCGACGGTGGGACCGGGCGGGGGCGGATCAGCTGAGCTTCGGGCTGCCGATCGGGATCAGTCCGGAGGACACGATGACGACGATCCGGCTGATCGGGGAGCACGTGATTCCGGAGATCGACACGGACCCGGTCCACCGGACCTCGCGGATGCGTAATTCGAGCCCCTCCGGCGATTGA
- a CDS encoding short-chain dehydrogenase: MGKLDGRVVLVTGAARGQGEQEARLFAAEGARVVIADVLVEQGEALEKELRGEFGADAARFVRLDVGREEEWAAAVQVARDAFGKIDGLVNNAGILRFNELVNTPLAEFQQVVQVNLTGAFLGIRAVAPEIEAAGGGTIVNTSSYTGLTGMPLVGAYAATKHAVLGLTKVAAVELAGKGVRVNAICPGAIDTAMSNPARLDPDADLSTSDAALDAYYRKLVPMGRIGRPEEVAALALFLTAEDSSYITGQPFVIDGGWLAGVSPF, translated from the coding sequence ATGGGCAAGCTGGACGGGCGGGTCGTCCTGGTCACCGGGGCGGCGCGCGGGCAGGGCGAGCAGGAGGCGCGGCTCTTCGCGGCCGAGGGGGCGCGGGTGGTCATCGCGGATGTGCTGGTGGAGCAAGGGGAGGCGCTGGAGAAGGAGTTGAGGGGGGAGTTCGGGGCGGACGCGGCCCGGTTCGTCCGGCTGGACGTGGGGCGGGAGGAGGAGTGGGCGGCGGCCGTCCAGGTGGCCCGGGACGCCTTCGGGAAGATCGACGGGCTCGTCAACAACGCGGGCATCCTGCGCTTCAACGAGCTGGTCAACACCCCGCTGGCCGAGTTCCAGCAGGTGGTCCAGGTCAATCTCACCGGCGCGTTCCTCGGCATCCGGGCCGTCGCGCCGGAGATCGAGGCGGCGGGCGGCGGGACGATCGTCAACACCTCCTCGTACACCGGTCTGACGGGGATGCCCCTGGTGGGCGCGTACGCCGCGACCAAGCACGCCGTCCTGGGGCTCACGAAGGTGGCCGCCGTGGAGCTGGCGGGCAAGGGGGTGCGGGTCAACGCCATCTGCCCAGGGGCGATCGACACGGCGATGAGCAACCCGGCCCGGCTGGACCCGGACGCCGACCTGAGCACGTCGGACGCGGCGCTGGACGCGTACTACCGCAAGCTCGTGCCGATGGGGCGGATCGGGCGGCCCGAGGAGGTGGCCGCGCTGGCCCTCTTCCTCACCGCCGAGGACTCCTCGTACATCACGGGTCAGCCGTTCGTCATCGACGGGGGGTGGCTGGCGGGGGTGAGTCCGTTCTGA
- a CDS encoding LLM class F420-dependent oxidoreductase, translating to MPTPTPDGPLSYGMQLPIQSQSALYAEPWEAAATPADLGRIARAADRSGFAYIASCDHIAIPRRLAEGMSTVWYDPVATLAYLAGITERVLLLSHVAVVGLRHPLITAKQYATLDHLSGGRLILGVGAGHVREEFEAVGADFDGRGPVLDETVDALRAALGPEEYPEFAGERFSFGGLGQLPRPAQEKVPIWVGGSSSAAVRRAAVRGDGWLPQGDPRDRLPAQIAQVHALRAEAGVEEPIVIGAITEPLYVGEPGWPVGRRTLTGRPEALAESLREYAAIGVHQIQVRFRSRSVDELTDQMAAFGADVAPHLDK from the coding sequence CTGCCCACTCCGACGCCCGACGGGCCGCTCTCGTACGGGATGCAGCTCCCGATCCAGTCGCAGAGCGCCCTCTACGCCGAACCCTGGGAGGCGGCGGCGACCCCCGCCGACCTCGGCCGGATCGCCCGGGCCGCCGACCGCTCCGGCTTCGCCTACATCGCGAGCTGCGACCACATCGCCATTCCGCGCCGCCTCGCGGAGGGGATGAGCACCGTCTGGTACGACCCCGTCGCCACGCTCGCGTACCTCGCCGGGATCACCGAACGTGTCCTGCTGCTGAGCCATGTCGCCGTCGTCGGGCTGCGCCATCCGCTGATCACCGCCAAGCAGTACGCCACCCTCGACCACCTCAGCGGCGGCCGGCTGATCCTGGGCGTCGGGGCCGGGCACGTACGGGAGGAGTTCGAGGCGGTCGGGGCCGACTTCGACGGGCGCGGCCCGGTCCTCGACGAGACGGTCGACGCGCTGCGGGCGGCGCTCGGGCCGGAGGAGTACCCGGAGTTCGCGGGGGAGCGGTTCTCCTTCGGCGGGCTGGGCCAACTGCCGCGCCCCGCACAGGAAAAGGTGCCGATCTGGGTGGGCGGCTCCTCGTCCGCCGCCGTGCGCCGGGCCGCCGTACGGGGCGACGGCTGGCTCCCGCAGGGCGACCCCCGGGACCGGCTGCCCGCGCAGATCGCCCAGGTGCACGCGCTGCGGGCGGAGGCGGGGGTGGAGGAGCCGATCGTGATCGGTGCGATCACCGAACCGCTGTACGTCGGTGAGCCCGGGTGGCCCGTCGGGCGGCGGACCCTCACCGGGAGGCCGGAAGCGCTGGCGGAGTCGCTGCGGGAGTACGCGGCCATCGGCGTGCACCAGATCCAGGTGCGGTTCCGCAGCCGGAGCGTGGACGAACTGACCGACCAGATGGCGGCGTTCGGGGCGGACGTGGCCCCGCATCTCGACAAGTAG
- a CDS encoding aminoacylase, whose translation MLDHLIRRATVVDGTGGPAYTADIGIRGGRIAVIAEPGTVAEEAVTSEDADGLVLAPGFVDPHTHYDAQLFWDPYATPSMNHGVTTVAGGNCGFTLAPLHPDRPEDADYTRRMMARVEGMALAALEEGVDWTWSSFREYLDALEGRIAVNAGFMVGHCALRRYVMGPDAVGGQPTPAQLDAMLALFHDAMDAGAWGLSTTQSSTHSDGDGEPVASRHARPEELLALSRAVGEHEGTQLEAIVAGCLDQFSDEEIDLFVDMSAAAGRPLNWNVLTIDAAVPERVPRQLIPSERARAAGGRIVALTMPILTPMNMSLGTFCALNLMPGWGEILALPVPERIERLRDPATRAELLRRADSKEAGVFRRLADFGRYVIGDTYSTANEGLTGRVVNDIAAERGQDPFHCLVEICAADDLRTVLWPMPTDNDPASWELRRRTWEHPDVLLGGSDAGAHLDRMCGAPYTTRFLGDCLRGRKLVPLTTAVRMLTDDPARLFGLRERGRIAEGFHADLVLFDPERIDAGPATLVHDLPGESPRLDSKAIGIVSVRVNGVETLRDDKVTGAVPGTVLRSGRDTRTVSTA comes from the coding sequence ATGCTCGACCACCTCATCCGCCGCGCGACCGTCGTGGACGGCACCGGCGGGCCCGCGTACACCGCCGACATCGGAATCCGCGGTGGCCGCATCGCCGTCATCGCCGAGCCCGGCACCGTCGCCGAAGAGGCCGTGACCAGCGAGGACGCCGACGGGCTGGTCCTCGCCCCCGGGTTCGTCGACCCGCACACCCACTACGACGCCCAGCTCTTCTGGGACCCGTACGCCACCCCTTCCATGAACCACGGCGTCACCACCGTCGCGGGCGGCAACTGCGGGTTCACCCTCGCGCCGCTCCACCCCGACCGGCCCGAGGACGCCGACTACACCCGCCGGATGATGGCCCGGGTGGAAGGGATGGCCCTCGCCGCCCTGGAGGAAGGCGTCGACTGGACCTGGTCCAGCTTCCGCGAGTACCTGGACGCCCTCGAAGGGCGCATCGCCGTCAACGCCGGGTTCATGGTCGGGCACTGCGCGCTCAGGCGGTACGTCATGGGGCCGGACGCGGTCGGCGGGCAGCCGACCCCCGCCCAACTGGACGCCATGCTCGCCCTCTTCCACGACGCCATGGACGCCGGGGCCTGGGGGCTCTCCACCACCCAGTCGTCCACCCATTCCGACGGCGACGGCGAGCCCGTCGCCTCCCGGCACGCCCGCCCCGAGGAGCTGCTCGCTCTCTCCCGGGCGGTCGGCGAGCACGAGGGGACCCAGCTCGAAGCGATCGTCGCCGGGTGTCTGGACCAGTTCTCCGACGAGGAGATCGACCTCTTCGTCGACATGAGCGCCGCCGCCGGGCGCCCGCTCAACTGGAACGTGCTCACCATCGACGCCGCCGTCCCCGAACGCGTACCGCGCCAGTTGATACCGAGCGAACGCGCCCGCGCGGCCGGGGGCCGGATCGTCGCGCTCACCATGCCGATCCTCACGCCGATGAACATGTCCCTCGGCACCTTCTGCGCCCTCAACCTCATGCCCGGCTGGGGCGAGATCCTCGCCCTCCCCGTCCCCGAGCGCATCGAACGCCTCCGGGACCCCGCCACCCGCGCCGAGCTGCTCCGCCGCGCCGACAGCAAGGAGGCCGGGGTCTTCCGGCGCCTCGCGGACTTCGGCCGGTACGTCATCGGGGACACGTACAGCACCGCCAACGAAGGGCTCACCGGGCGCGTCGTCAACGACATCGCGGCCGAACGCGGCCAGGACCCCTTCCACTGCCTGGTCGAGATCTGCGCCGCCGACGACCTGCGTACGGTCCTGTGGCCCATGCCCACCGACAACGACCCGGCCTCCTGGGAGCTGCGCCGCCGCACCTGGGAGCACCCGGACGTGCTGCTCGGCGGCTCCGACGCGGGCGCGCACCTGGACCGGATGTGCGGGGCCCCGTACACCACCCGCTTCCTCGGCGACTGCCTGCGCGGGCGCAAGCTCGTCCCCCTCACCACCGCCGTCCGCATGCTCACCGACGACCCCGCCCGCCTCTTCGGACTGCGCGAGCGCGGCCGGATCGCGGAGGGGTTCCACGCCGACCTGGTTCTCTTCGACCCCGAGCGGATCGACGCCGGGCCCGCCACCCTCGTCCACGACCTCCCCGGGGAAAGCCCGCGCCTGGACTCCAAGGCCATCGGGATCGTCTCCGTACGCGTCAACGGGGTCGAGACCCTGCGCGACGACAAGGTGACGGGGGCGGTGCCGGGGACGGTGCTGCGCTCGGGGCGCGACACCCGGACGGTGAGTACGGCGTGA
- a CDS encoding aldehyde dehydrogenase: MSGHSPGKLFIGGEWTEPARGHYEVIDPATEEVVGLAPEASRAQVYEAAAAAKAAFPAWSRTRPEDRAAILDRTADIIRRDFPAHAELARRESGATASTARGMQVGVGIARFRRYARGALEPVEEAIAPQVNEAGPMGRAGVFGAIAVRQPVGVVTCVTSYNNPWANPAGKIAPALAMGNTVVVKPAPQDPLSVYRMAAALAEAGVPPGVVNVVTGSGAEAGEAAVDSPDVDMVSFTGSTAVGQRIAEVCGRGMKRQLMELGGKGAALVLEDADLGSAVAGIGTTFSFYSGQICTAPTRVLVHRSRQDELIAALAAYANALTVGDPADRATVVGPVISAAHRDRVEAYVELGRKEGARVVTGGARPARPDRGFYVAPTLLTDCTPGMRVVREEVFGPVVVVVPFDDEEEGVALANDSDYGLIDYVWSGDVARAFRIARRLRSGGVGVNTVGRNMEAPFGGFRKSGVGRDVGSYALHAYSETQAIVWPG, from the coding sequence GTGAGCGGCCACAGCCCCGGGAAGCTCTTCATCGGCGGCGAGTGGACGGAGCCCGCCCGCGGACATTACGAGGTCATCGACCCCGCCACCGAAGAGGTCGTCGGCCTCGCCCCCGAGGCGAGCCGCGCCCAGGTGTACGAGGCCGCGGCAGCGGCGAAGGCGGCCTTCCCGGCCTGGTCGCGCACCCGCCCCGAGGACCGCGCCGCGATCCTGGACCGTACGGCCGACATCATCCGGCGCGACTTCCCCGCCCACGCCGAGCTCGCCCGGCGGGAGAGCGGCGCCACCGCCTCCACCGCCCGGGGGATGCAGGTCGGGGTGGGCATCGCCCGGTTCCGGCGGTACGCGCGCGGCGCCCTGGAGCCCGTCGAGGAGGCCATCGCGCCGCAGGTCAACGAGGCCGGGCCGATGGGGCGGGCCGGGGTCTTCGGGGCGATCGCCGTCCGCCAGCCGGTCGGCGTGGTCACCTGCGTCACCTCGTACAACAACCCCTGGGCCAACCCGGCGGGCAAGATCGCGCCCGCCCTCGCGATGGGCAACACCGTCGTCGTGAAGCCCGCCCCGCAGGACCCGCTCTCCGTCTACCGGATGGCCGCCGCCCTCGCGGAGGCGGGCGTTCCGCCGGGCGTCGTGAACGTCGTCACCGGGTCGGGCGCGGAGGCGGGGGAGGCCGCCGTCGACTCCCCGGACGTCGACATGGTCAGCTTCACCGGCTCCACCGCCGTCGGGCAGCGCATCGCGGAGGTGTGCGGGCGCGGGATGAAGCGGCAGCTGATGGAGCTGGGCGGGAAAGGCGCCGCGCTCGTCCTGGAGGACGCGGACCTGGGCTCGGCGGTCGCGGGCATCGGGACCACCTTCTCCTTCTACAGCGGACAGATCTGTACGGCCCCGACCCGCGTCCTGGTCCACCGGTCGCGGCAGGACGAGCTGATCGCCGCGCTGGCCGCGTACGCGAACGCGCTCACCGTCGGCGACCCGGCCGACCGGGCCACGGTCGTCGGCCCCGTCATCTCCGCCGCCCACCGCGACCGCGTGGAGGCGTATGTGGAGCTGGGCCGGAAGGAGGGCGCGCGGGTCGTCACCGGCGGCGCCCGCCCCGCCCGCCCGGACCGGGGCTTCTATGTGGCCCCCACCCTCCTCACCGACTGCACCCCCGGCATGCGGGTCGTCCGGGAAGAGGTCTTCGGGCCGGTCGTCGTGGTCGTCCCCTTCGACGACGAGGAGGAGGGCGTCGCGCTCGCCAACGACAGCGACTACGGCCTCATCGACTACGTCTGGTCCGGCGATGTGGCCCGCGCCTTCCGGATCGCCCGGCGGCTGCGGTCGGGCGGGGTCGGCGTCAACACGGTGGGGCGGAACATGGAGGCGCCGTTCGGCGGGTTCAGGAAGAGCGGCGTGGGGCGGGACGTGGGCTCGTACGCGCTGCATGCCTACAGCGAGACGCAGGCGATCGTCTGGCCCGGCTGA
- a CDS encoding NADPH-dependent ferric siderophore reductase: MGHGWEGVVLKLFRGRDFTFTVTGAEQVTDRFRRVHLTDGGLLAATGGAHPTMWVRLWFEKAGKPHQRAYTLVDPDPEAGTFSLEFALHEGPACDWARAVKPGDTVDATLQGTGFTLPDPAPKRLFVIGDPAALPAINSLLDAIPETPATIWFETSDEDDRKLPFRLDEAHHTLHHVERREGGAHLVAEVKAALPGLLGDDRSDAYVWVACDTSTTRTLSTYLRKELGLPKDRVNALGYWRP; this comes from the coding sequence GTGGGTCATGGCTGGGAAGGCGTCGTTCTCAAACTGTTCCGGGGACGGGACTTCACGTTCACCGTGACCGGCGCGGAGCAAGTCACCGACCGGTTCCGGCGGGTCCACCTGACCGACGGAGGGCTGCTCGCCGCGACCGGCGGGGCGCATCCGACGATGTGGGTGCGGCTCTGGTTCGAGAAGGCCGGCAAACCGCATCAGCGCGCCTACACCCTGGTGGACCCGGACCCCGAGGCCGGGACCTTCAGTCTGGAATTCGCCCTTCACGAGGGCCCCGCCTGCGACTGGGCGCGGGCCGTGAAGCCCGGTGACACGGTCGACGCGACGCTCCAGGGCACCGGCTTCACCCTGCCCGACCCGGCGCCGAAGCGGCTCTTCGTGATCGGTGACCCGGCGGCGCTCCCCGCCATCAACTCGCTGCTGGACGCGATCCCGGAGACCCCGGCGACGATCTGGTTCGAGACCTCGGACGAGGACGACCGGAAACTTCCGTTCCGGCTCGACGAGGCCCACCACACCCTCCACCACGTGGAGCGCCGCGAGGGCGGGGCGCACCTGGTGGCCGAGGTGAAGGCGGCCCTGCCGGGGCTGCTGGGGGACGACCGCTCGGACGCGTACGTCTGGGTCGCCTGCGACACATCGACCACCCGGACCCTGTCGACGTACCTCCGCAAGGAGCTGGGCCTGCCCAAGGACCGGGTGAACGCGCTGGGTTACTGGCGGCCGTAG